A region from the Lolium perenne isolate Kyuss_39 chromosome 4, Kyuss_2.0, whole genome shotgun sequence genome encodes:
- the LOC127332162 gene encoding uncharacterized protein isoform X1: MSAAARARAPALLAGLRRLGTSATEAETRERGARWELFAAREYYDYRKSIYGDVTHRALLVDAVGTLVVPAQPTAQVYKSIGEKYGVKYSEDEILARYRWAYGQPWGRSRLRYVDDGRTFWQHIVSSSTGCSDLEYFEELYQYYMTEKAWKLCDPDAEHVFQALRNAGIKTAVVSNFDTRLRPLLQALKCDCWFDAVAVSAEVEAEKPNPTIFLKACELLDVKPEEAVHVGDDRRNDVWGARDAGCDAWLWGSDVYSFKEVFLFFSIPTLIILFSWKLFQEQSILHISSLGK; this comes from the exons ATGTCGGCCGCAGCGAGGGCACGCGCGCCGGCGCTCTTGGCCGGCCTGCGGCGGCTGGGGACGTCTGCGACTGAGGCGGAGACGAGGGAACGCGGGGCGAGGTGGGAGCTCTTTGCGGCGCGGGAGTACTACGACTACCGCAAGTCCATCTACGGCGACGTCACCCACCGCGCCCTCCTCGTCGACGCCGTCGGCACCCTCGTCGTCCCCGCGCAGCCCACCGCCCAG GTGTACAAGAGCATTGGCGAGAAGTATGGGGTGAAATACTCTGAAGATGAGATCCTGGCGAGATACCGGTGGGCGTATGGGCAACCGTGGGGTAGATCACGGCTCAG ATATGTCGATGACGGAAGAACCTTTTGGCAACACATAGTCTCATCTTCTACAGGGTGTTCAGACTTGGAGTACTTTGAGGAACTATACCAATACTATATGACAGAAAAG GCTTGGAAGCTTTGTGATCCTGATGCTGAACATGTGTTTCAAGCTTTAAGAAATGCTGGTATTAAAACTGCTGTTGTCTCCAATTTTGATACCCGTCTACGGCCACTTCTACAGGCCTTGAAATGTGATTGCTGGTTTGATGCAGTTGCAGTGTCTGCTGAG GTTGAGGCAGAAAAGCCAAACCCAACAATATTTTTGAAGGCCTGCGAGCTTTTAGATGTCAAACCTGAAGAAGCTGTGCATGTTGGGGATGATCGTAGAAATGATGTATGGGGAGCTAGAGATGCAGGCTGTGATGCGTGGCTTTGGGGCAGTGATGTTTATTCTTTCAAGGAGGTATTTCTGTTCTTCTCCATCCCAACATTGATCATTTTATTCTCGTGGAAATTGTTTCAGGAGCAGAGTATCTTACACATCTCTTCACTAGGAAAATGA
- the LOC127332160 gene encoding annexin D3 isoform X1, with protein MATIAVPTPLPSPAADAESLRNAMQGWGTDEKALVEILGRRTGEQRAEIRRAYASVYKESLLTRLDSELSSHFQVRSRLAFTSDRCKITIDDGLVFLHFLPVKKAMILLTTDPAERDAKLVRAALEKKRGDDKDAWVLIEASCASTPDHLIAVRRVYRSLFGCSLEEDVAASSAFQQPLRTLLVSLVRSYRCAEEAVDADLARLEAATLAEAIWRKKQPHGSEVLRIVSTRSKSQLTATFQCYKEEHGSDIEQDIDNCSSQFARMLKIAVWCLTSPEKHFAEVIRYSILGLGTDEDALTRAIVSRADIDMKHIKEEYKVRFKTTVTKDVVGDCSGYYLDILLALVGSED; from the exons ATGGCGACCATCGCCGTCCCGACGCCCCTGCCGTCCCCGGCCGCCGACGCCGAGAGCCTGAGAAATGCCATGCAAG GTTGGGGCACCGACGAGAAGGCCCTGGTGGAGATCCTCGGCCGGCGAACCGGGGAGCAGCGCGCCGAGATACGGCGCGCCTACGCCAGCGTCTACAAGGAGTCGCTCCTCACCCGCCTCGACTCCGAGCTCTCCAGCCACTTCCAGGTACGCTCCCGTCTCGCATTCACAAGCGATCGATGTAAGATCACGATCGATGATGGACTGGTCTTTTTGCATTTTCTGCCCGTGAAGAAAGCGATGATCCTCCTGACGACGGACCCGGCGGAGAGGGACGCGAAGCTGGTGAGGGCGGCCCTGGAGAAGAAGCGGGGCGACGACAAGGACGCGTGGGTGCTCATCGAGGCCTCCTGCGCGTCCACGCCGGACCACCTCATCGCCGTCCGCCGCGTGTACCGCTCCCTCTTCGGCTGCTCCCTGGAGGAggacgtcgccgcctcctccgcgtTCCAGCAGCCGCTCAGAACG CTGCTGGTGAGCCTGGTGAGAtcgtaccgctgcgcggaggaagCCGTCGACGCGGACCTCGCGAGGCTGGAGGCGGcgacgctggcggaggccatctgGAGGAAGAAGCAGCCGCACGGGAGCGAGGTCCTCCGGATCGTGAGCACCAGGAGCAAGTCGCAGCTCACAGCCACGTTCCAGTGCTACAAGGAGGAACATGGCAGCGACATCGAGCAG GATATCGACAACTGCAGCAGCCAGTTTGCAAGGATGCTCAAGATCGCCGTCTGGTGCCTCACATCCCCCGAGAAGCACTTCGCAGAG GTTATCAGATATTCCATCCTTGGACTTGGAACAGACGAGGACGCGCTCACCAGGGCAATCGTGTCACGGGCTGATATCGACATGAAGCACATCAAAGAGGAGTACAAGGTCAGGTTTAAGACGACGGTGACAAAAGATGTCGTCGGCGATTGTTCGGGGTATTACCTGGATATCTTGCTGGCCCTGGTAGGGAGCGAGGACTGA
- the LOC127332162 gene encoding uncharacterized protein isoform X2, translating to MSAAARARAPALLAGLRRLGTSATEAETRERGARWELFAAREYYDYRKSIYGDVTHRALLVDAVGTLVVPAQPTAQVYKSIGEKYGVKYSEDEILARYRWAYGQPWGRSRLRYVDDGRTFWQHIVSSSTGCSDLEYFEELYQYYMTEKAWKLCDPDAEHVFQALRNAGIKTAVVSNFDTRLRPLLQALKCDCWFDAVAVSAEVEAEKPNPTIFLKACELLDVKPEEAVHVGDDRRNDVWGARDAGCDAWLWGSDVYSFKEVAERIGVEVKG from the exons ATGTCGGCCGCAGCGAGGGCACGCGCGCCGGCGCTCTTGGCCGGCCTGCGGCGGCTGGGGACGTCTGCGACTGAGGCGGAGACGAGGGAACGCGGGGCGAGGTGGGAGCTCTTTGCGGCGCGGGAGTACTACGACTACCGCAAGTCCATCTACGGCGACGTCACCCACCGCGCCCTCCTCGTCGACGCCGTCGGCACCCTCGTCGTCCCCGCGCAGCCCACCGCCCAG GTGTACAAGAGCATTGGCGAGAAGTATGGGGTGAAATACTCTGAAGATGAGATCCTGGCGAGATACCGGTGGGCGTATGGGCAACCGTGGGGTAGATCACGGCTCAG ATATGTCGATGACGGAAGAACCTTTTGGCAACACATAGTCTCATCTTCTACAGGGTGTTCAGACTTGGAGTACTTTGAGGAACTATACCAATACTATATGACAGAAAAG GCTTGGAAGCTTTGTGATCCTGATGCTGAACATGTGTTTCAAGCTTTAAGAAATGCTGGTATTAAAACTGCTGTTGTCTCCAATTTTGATACCCGTCTACGGCCACTTCTACAGGCCTTGAAATGTGATTGCTGGTTTGATGCAGTTGCAGTGTCTGCTGAG GTTGAGGCAGAAAAGCCAAACCCAACAATATTTTTGAAGGCCTGCGAGCTTTTAGATGTCAAACCTGAAGAAGCTGTGCATGTTGGGGATGATCGTAGAAATGATGTATGGGGAGCTAGAGATGCAGGCTGTGATGCGTGGCTTTGGGGCAGTGATGTTTATTCTTTCAAGGAG GTCGCCGAGAGGATTGGAGTCGAGGTGAAGGGATAA
- the LOC127332161 gene encoding mitochondrial fission 1 protein A encodes MEGHVGQFFESVSSIFRGSDTLPVCDRDIIAGCEREVADAANQEQKNESLMRLSWALVHSGQPEDVNRGIGMLEVSLGKSNTSLQTRVKLYLLAVGHYRNGDYTRSRELIERCIQIQPDWRQALTLQRLLEEKTKRDGMIGMAIVTGAFGLVGLVAGGIIAAASSSRKK; translated from the exons ATGGAGGGGCACGTGGGGCAGTTCTTCGAGTCGGTGAGCTCCATCTTCCGCGGCAGCGACACCCTCCCCGTCTGCGACCGCGACATCATCGCC GGTTGCGAGAGAGAGGTTGCTGATGCTGCAAATCAAGAACAGAAGAACGAGAGCCTCATGAGGCTATCCTGGGCGCTTGTTCACTCTGGGCAGCCTGAGGATGTCAACCGCGGCATTGGAATGCTTGAAG TTTCTTTGGGCAAGTCTAACACCTCACTACAAACGAGGGTGAAGCTCTATTTGTTGGCTGTTGGACACTACAGAAATGGGGATTACACAAGAAGTCGTGAACTTATCGAAAGATGCATACAG ATTCAACCTGACTGGAGGCAAGCTCTCACTTTGCAAAGGCTCCTTGAGGAGAAAACCAAAAGAG ATGGTATGATTGGCATGGCCATTGTCACTGGCGCGTTTGGACTTGTGGGGCTTGTTGCTGGTGGAATCATAGCGGCCGCTTCATCATCCAGGAAGAAATGA
- the LOC127332160 gene encoding annexin D3 isoform X2: MATIAVPTPLPSPAADAESLRNAMQGWGTDEKALVEILGRRTGEQRAEIRRAYASVYKESLLTRLDSELSSHFQKAMILLTTDPAERDAKLVRAALEKKRGDDKDAWVLIEASCASTPDHLIAVRRVYRSLFGCSLEEDVAASSAFQQPLRTLLVSLVRSYRCAEEAVDADLARLEAATLAEAIWRKKQPHGSEVLRIVSTRSKSQLTATFQCYKEEHGSDIEQDIDNCSSQFARMLKIAVWCLTSPEKHFAEVIRYSILGLGTDEDALTRAIVSRADIDMKHIKEEYKVRFKTTVTKDVVGDCSGYYLDILLALVGSED, from the exons ATGGCGACCATCGCCGTCCCGACGCCCCTGCCGTCCCCGGCCGCCGACGCCGAGAGCCTGAGAAATGCCATGCAAG GTTGGGGCACCGACGAGAAGGCCCTGGTGGAGATCCTCGGCCGGCGAACCGGGGAGCAGCGCGCCGAGATACGGCGCGCCTACGCCAGCGTCTACAAGGAGTCGCTCCTCACCCGCCTCGACTCCGAGCTCTCCAGCCACTTCCAG AAAGCGATGATCCTCCTGACGACGGACCCGGCGGAGAGGGACGCGAAGCTGGTGAGGGCGGCCCTGGAGAAGAAGCGGGGCGACGACAAGGACGCGTGGGTGCTCATCGAGGCCTCCTGCGCGTCCACGCCGGACCACCTCATCGCCGTCCGCCGCGTGTACCGCTCCCTCTTCGGCTGCTCCCTGGAGGAggacgtcgccgcctcctccgcgtTCCAGCAGCCGCTCAGAACG CTGCTGGTGAGCCTGGTGAGAtcgtaccgctgcgcggaggaagCCGTCGACGCGGACCTCGCGAGGCTGGAGGCGGcgacgctggcggaggccatctgGAGGAAGAAGCAGCCGCACGGGAGCGAGGTCCTCCGGATCGTGAGCACCAGGAGCAAGTCGCAGCTCACAGCCACGTTCCAGTGCTACAAGGAGGAACATGGCAGCGACATCGAGCAG GATATCGACAACTGCAGCAGCCAGTTTGCAAGGATGCTCAAGATCGCCGTCTGGTGCCTCACATCCCCCGAGAAGCACTTCGCAGAG GTTATCAGATATTCCATCCTTGGACTTGGAACAGACGAGGACGCGCTCACCAGGGCAATCGTGTCACGGGCTGATATCGACATGAAGCACATCAAAGAGGAGTACAAGGTCAGGTTTAAGACGACGGTGACAAAAGATGTCGTCGGCGATTGTTCGGGGTATTACCTGGATATCTTGCTGGCCCTGGTAGGGAGCGAGGACTGA